A stretch of DNA from Phycisphaerales bacterium:
GGCCTTTTTGGTCTTGGCCGTTGGCGGGATCATTGCAGCTGCCCGCACCAAAGAGGCATTTAGTCGTTTGCTGGCAGTTGGTATCGTGGCCATGCTGGTGAGCCAAATGCTCATCAATACTGGTATGACCATTGGTCTGATGCCCATTACAGGTTTGACACTGCCTTTTGTGAGCTATGGAGGTTCAAGCCTGATTATCGCCTGGATTATGATGGGACTGCTGATGGGTATTTCAATGCGAAGATCACCAATACTTGCCAAATCCCCCTTTGAGTTCGACGATGGTGAAGATGAGTAGTTCCTTTACACCACCCGACGAATTTCTTGAGAAGGCCCAAGCAGCTGGCATTGGATTTGAGCCCGGTGATCTGGAGCGCCTCGAGGGCTATGTTGCCGCCTTGATTGAAGTGAATCAGGTGATGAACTTGACGGCTATCGCCGAGCCCGCGGAGGTGTGGCATCGTCATGTGCTCGAGAGCCTGCGCTTAATAGGGCATCTGCGTGCGGTCGAGGCCTCATCGGTACTCGATCTGGGATCGGGTGGGGGGTGCCCCGGATTGCCACTGGCCATTGTATCGCCAGATATTCGGATGACATTGCTTGAAGCGACAGGCAAGAAAGCGAATTTCCTTAAAGAGATTAGTCAGTTCTTGGAGTTAGAGAATGTGACGGTTATTAATGCTCGCGCAGAAAATCATGGCCGCTTCGATGGCAGGGAGATGTATGAGGTCGTGTTAGCAAGAGCGGTTGGTCCACTTAATGTTTTGGTTGAACTGGCGGTACCGTTGCTTTGTGAGGGCGGCGTTCTTGTTGCTGTTAAGGGTGATCGCGCTGAAGCGGAAATAGCTCATGCAGCAACAGCTTTAAAGTTACTGGGCGCTCAAGTTCAAGACACGCTTCGTATGGAAACCGCCACGGTTGTCAGTGTCGTCAAGGAATCGCCAACCAATCGCCTCTATCCACGTCGCCCGGGGGAACCCAAGCGATCGCCATTGGGCGGCAAGATGGCAAGTAAGAGCCGCTTATGATTCTGGATGTTGAAGAATTTCTGACGCCGACCAGCGCCGTCGCTGGTGTGCTTGAGGGGTTTGAAGAGCGTTTAGAGCAGAAGCGCATGGCTGCAGCGGTCAGTGGTGCTCTTGCCAGTGGTCAGCACCTGCTGGTAGAGGCAGGAACAGGCACAGGAAAGTCTTTTGCGTATCTTTTGCCGGCACTCAAGCGCGTTGTTGAACAGCGTGAGCGAATTTTGATTTCGACCAATACCATCAATTTGCAAGAGCAACTTGTCGAGCGGGACATTCCAGTTCTCTTGAGTACGCTGTCAGATCCAGTCCGTGCGGTCTTAGTCAAAGGGCGTGGCAACTATATTTCTTTACGCCGTATGGAACTGGCCATCAAACGACGTGGGCGAATTCTCTCGCGACCGAGCGAGCATGCATCGCTCGATGTCATCGATCGCTGGGCTCGTGATACGCGTGATGGAACCCTCGCGACGTTGCCGCAACTGAGCGCCCCGGGGGTCTGGGACCATGTGGTGTCCGATGCGAATAATTGTATGGGGCGGCGATGCCCCACCTACGAGAAGTGCTTCTATCAGCGTGCTCGTAAAGAGATGGAAGACAGTGATCTCCTGATCTGTAATCACGCAGTCTTTTTCTCCGATCTTGCCCTTCGCATGCAAGGCAGTGGTTTCTTGCCGGCCTATGACCATGTGATTCTCGATGAAGGTCATGCGCTGGAAGATGTGGCCGCCGAGCATTTTGGATTGAGTATTAGTGAATCACAGGTGGCCCATCTTCTCACTGGGTTGTGGGAACCATCTGGATCAAAAGGCTTCTTAGTTCATCTGGCTGGACTGGAAACTGGTTCTGCGCAGATTGACGCTGCTATTAAGCAGGTGCAACGCTGCCGTGATCATGCTGACAACTTTTTTAACAAGCTGGAACAATATGCCCAGTCCCATGGTGCTGCCAATGGGCGGATTACTGAGCGAAATGTTGTAGAAGAGTCTCTCAGTGCGTCACTGTCTGATCTTGCTGAGTTGCTCAATATCATTCGTCAATCAGTGGATGATGAGCAAAGTGGCTTTGAGTTAGGTAGCTTTCTGGAACGAGCTCGAGAGCAGTCCCAAACGATCGAAGGGCTTCTGAATCAGGTGTTGCCGGGCTGCGTTTATTGCGTGGAGGTGACCAGGCCGGCAAAAGGGCCACGTCGAGCAGTCATTAAGTGTATGGCTATTGAGGTTGCTGGCTTACTGCAGGACCATCTCTTTGGCCGTCAGAAATCAGTGATCGTCACCAGCGCTACATTAACAACCGTGAGCGGCGAATTTGAACACATCGCAAAGCGTCTTGGTTGTGAAGAAGCAGAGACCTTACAAGTTGGTAGCCCCTTTGATCATGCACGACTCATGCGTGTTGTGATTGACCGCAGTACCCCCGAGCCGCGAGATCCGCAAGTTGTTGAAGGACTCTGTCAGCGACTGGAGGTCTTGCTCGAACGCACTGATGGGGGCGCTTTTGTATTATTTACGAGCTACAGCATGCTCAAAAAGGTTGCCAATGCCATGGCTGAAGTGAGCCGTGCGCATGGTTACCAGCAATTGGTGCAGGGAAAGGGTGGCACGCGCTCTGTCCTACTTGAGCAATTTCGTACTGACCATCGCTCTGTACTGATGGGTACCGCTAGCTTCTGGCAGGGTGTGGATGTTCGCGGGCAGGCGTTGCGTAGTGTGATTATTACACGGCTGCCTTTCGAGGTGCCGGATCGCCCCTTGGTGGAAGCTCGCTGCGACCTGATTAAGCAGCGTGGCGGCAACCCCTTTAAAGATGACCAGCTGCCCAGGGCGGTGTTGCGTTTTCGGCAGGGTATCGGCCGCTTGATTCGTTCAACGACGGATGAAGGACTGGTGGCGGTACTCGACCCTCGTATTATGACCAAGGGCTATGGGCGAAGTTTTCTCAAGGCTTTGCCACAGGGGGTGGTGGTGCGAGAGGAAAATTTAGTGGATCCTGCGGTCGAGGGATGTGAGTATGTCGTCAGTGAGCAGGGCTTGGAGCTGCTTTAGCAGAAACCATTGAAGTTGCTCAAGGTGAACGCGTTCGTCGGCTATGATCTGTCTCTCCCAAAACAAGAGCCACCTTTAAAATCAGAAAGCAAAAAGAGACATGATTGGCAAAGTGTTCAAAGCCTATGACGTTCGGGCGACCTATCCAAAGCCATTGACTGAAAAAGTGGCTTGGCAGATTGGGGCTGGGGCTGCTCGATATCTGACCGAATTTGCAGCCGCAGCAGGGCGTGAAGAGCCCATGATGAAGCACATTGTGGTTGGGCACGATATGCGCACGCATTCACCAGTATTGGTTGAGGCGCTTTGTAATGGCATCCGAGATTTCGGTGTTCATGTCATTGATATTGGCATGGTCGATACGCCGATGATTTACTTTGCTGTGAACCATCTTGGGTGTTGTGGTGGTATTCAAACGACGGCAAGTCATAATCCTGCCAACTACAATGGGTTTAAGTTTTCGAAGATCGCAGCGAAACCGGTTGGCATGGGGAGTGGTCTTGAAGAGGTGCAACGTTTTGCGGTGGTCTCGGATCCGAATAAACCTCGTAACGGTGGCGGTCGAATTGAAGCCCGAGATTTATGGGAACCCTATCGAGCTCATGTTCATCAGTTTTTAGATCCTGGATTGCTTGATGGGTCAAAGCAAATCAAGGTCGCTATTGATGCGTCCAATGGCATGGCTGGGACCATGGTTCCTAAATTGTTTGGAGATGTTCCAGGAATCAAAATCAATAAGATCAACTTTGATAATTCAACAGGTGTCTTCGTGCATGAACCGAATCCACTGGTCGAGAGCAACCTTCAGCAGTTGAAAGAAACGGTTGTCTCAAAGAAAGTTGACTTAGGGGTTTGCTTCGATGGGGATGCAGATCGTTGTGTGGTTGTTGATGAGCAAGGATCGTCTATTGGTTGTGATCTACTGACGGCATGGCTTTCGGAAGGCTTTTTAGCGAAGTCGCCAGGGAGTGCCGTTGTCTTTGATCTTCGATCAAGTAAATCAGTCTCTGAAATGATTACCGAGGCTGGTGGTCGTCCTGTGAAATCGCGGGTTGGCCATGTCTTCATGAAGCAGGCCATGGCTGAGAACAGTGCTGCGTTTGGCGGGGAGCTCTCTGGTCACTTTTACTTTCGTGATAATTTCAATGCAGACTCTGGTGCGATCGCGTTTGCGGCTGTTGTCAGCGCACTGATTAACGCGGATACGAAAATGAGTCAGCAGATTGAGCGCGCCAAGCGTTATGTGCAGTCTGGCGAAATGAACTTTGAAGTTGAAGAAAAGGAAGCAGCTATGGAAACGCTTGTGGAAGCGTTTTCAGATGCCACTTTGGAAGAACTTGACGGTATCACGCTTGATTCAGGTGATTGGTGGTGCAACGTGCGGGCCAGTAATACAGAGCCCTTGTTGCGACTCAATTTAGAAGGGCCAAATGCCGCTACAGTTGATGCAAAAGTGGCTGAAGTCGCTGAGCATCTTGCCCATCTAGGCAAAATGGTAGATCACTAAAACCACGAGCTACTCACCTGGAATGGTGGTGATCACGCCTTCCCAAGGACTTGATGCGGTTGCGTAGAGCTTTTTGGGAATTCGCCCAGCGGCATAGCCAAGGCGGCCAGCTTCACAAGCATGACGCATCGCGTGGGCCATGTTGATCGGATCTTTGGCGTGGGCGATGCCGGTGTTGAGCAGGACGCCATCAGCGCCGAGCTCCATGGCGGCGGTGACATCACTGGGTGTGCCCACGCCGGCATCAACAATCACTGGGTAGTTTGGGTCTCCACCATGTTCTGTATCTTTGAGTAGCTGCAAAATGATTGCAATCGCTGCAGGGTTCGCAATGCCACGGCCAGATCCAATAGGGCTGCCTGCTGGCATCACACTTGCCGCGCCAGCATCACGTAAGCGACAAGCCATAATTGGATCATCACTGGAATAGCACATGACGGTAAAGCCATCAGCTGCAAGTTGTCGGCATGCTTCAAGTGTGCCGACAGGATCAGGTAGGAGGGTGGTGCGGTCGCCTAGGACTTCAAGCTTGACCCAAGCGGCCCCAGGGTTGTTCATTTGGCTCAGAATTTCTCGACCAAGTTGGGCGATTCGAACGGCGTCATCACAGCTAAAACAGCCGGCGGTATTAGGCAAGATGGTATAGCGGTCGGTATCAATGAAGTCGAGCAGTGATCGGCCTTGGTCATCAATGAGTCTCTCGCGGCGTACTGCAACGGTAATCACGTTGGCGCCGGATGCATCGAGCGCCTGTTGCATTGTTTCGTAGTCGCCGTACTTGCCGGTGCCAACGATCAAGCGATTGGTAATATTGACTGGCCCAACCATGAGGTCCGCTGGGTCAGTTGTATTTGGTGTCTTTGGCATTGTGTGCGCCATTTTTCAGCCGCCTCCAACCAGCGTGACAATTTCAACCTGATCGCCGCTGTTTAAATGGTGCTGTTCATGCATGGCTTTTGGTACCAGTTGTTGGTTGACTTCAACTGCGCAGGGTTTGTTCGTGAGATCGCGAAGCGATAGTAAACAAGCAATGGTGGCCTGTTCCTGAATTTGCTGTGCGGTGCCATTGAGCATGATTTCCATGAGCCAAGCATTATACGCCGATCGAGGCAGCTTTCCGGAGGAATGACCACGTTTGTGATACCAGGCCGAACGGGCCTATCTGGAGCCCAGGAGCGCCGTGCCTCTCTCAAAAATGGGGTGGTTTACTGATTCTCGAAAGCCGTTTAGATAACGAATTCAACAAGAAGGCTAATCACAATAAACAACGGAATGAGAATTGGGATGCTGTAGCGGAACATGTATCCAAAGAAGCTTGGCATTTTCACGCCTGATTGCTCAGCAATCGCTTTGACCATGAAGTTTGGTCCATTGCCGATATAACTCATGGCGCCCATAAAGACGGCGCCAAGGCTAATGGCTGCCAAGTGACTATCACTGATGACATACTCTTTGGCGGTGCCTTCAGCGATAATAAGCGTATCCATGCCCTCTGTGATTGGTACCTGTTGGGCAAGTTGCAAGAAAACCAGATACGTCGGTGCGTTATCAAGGAAGCTTGAAAGAATGCCAGTGGCCCAGAAGAAATGCCATGGTTCTCCAAAGGCATTGGTGATCGTGCTTCCTGAAATCTTGAGCACTTCAAGTGGCACCTGCATGGCAATGAAAATACCGATAAAAATAACGGCAACCTCAATGATGGCCGCAAAGTTGAATTGATTGTCAGTGCGAATTTGAGGTCGCGTTGTTCCCCAGGCAATGACCACAATGCCGAGCATAATAAGCTCACGCATAAACAGAAAAGGTTCCCAATTTGTGCCAGGAACAACTTTCGTCGGATCAATCAACGCCAGCACGACTACGAGCAAAGCAAGCCAAAACAAGTTGAACCAGCCCACTAGGCGAAGTGGTTCAATATTGCGATCGTCACGGCGAACATCAGCTGGTGCCTCGCGCTTATAGGCACGGGTGTCAATGATGTAATAGACAATGAGAAGAACAATGCAGCAGATCAGCCACTCGGGCCAGAGTCCAAGTGTCCATGTGAAGGGCACGCCGGCAAGGAAGCCCAGGAAAAGTGGTGGGTCGCCAACAGGCAGAAGGGTTCCACCAATATTGCTGGCGAGAAAAATGAAGAAGACAACAGTATGAACTTTATGCTTTCTCTCTTTGTTGGTATTCAACAGCGGCCTGATCAAAAGCATGCTGGCGCCGGTCGTGCCAATGAAGCTTGCGATGCCAGCACCAACCAACAAGAAGGTGGTGTTTGTGAGTGGGTGCGCCGCAAGGTCGCCTGAGAGACGAATGCCACCGGATATGACGTACAGACTAAAGAGCAGAACAATGAACGGGATGTACTCTTCAATGATGGCATGGTTCATCACGTACGGCAGTGAGTGCAAGCCTTCTGCAAGTAAGTAGTACAACATGGTGAGGCCAGCAAAGCACATCGAGACGATGAATCGATTGAGGTTGTTTTCCCACCAGTGGTGTGTCGAACTCAGGAGCGGAAGCACTGCAATGCAGCCAAGAATCCCGATAAACGGAAGAATGCCGATGTACCAAACTGGTGGAAGCACCTTTGGTGTGTGATCGTCATGGGCCTCGTGCACTTCATGATCGGTTGCCGCTGTGGTGGCGAGTGCTGGTTCTGCTTCAGCGGTAGCGGTTTGTTGTGTGTGATCACTGGGGGTGGAATGACCCACAAGGCCCCAAACGGTGAGAATGGCCACAATCAACCCAATCAAGATCGCAGCGGCAGCAATTGGGCCAAGCCTGGTTTCGTTTGGCAAATTGATGTCAGGAGGCGTGGTAGTCACTGGTCAGATAGGGCCAATCTTGTTCGTTTTGTCGAGGTGTTCTCTTGCTCGTTGGCGTAGAGTAACGAAGCATCCGGGTACTGTGTGGAACTTTGAGCCTTAGAATGAGGAACAGTTGTTAAAAATGGAAGGTGTCTCAGTGAAGATGACTAGGCAGGGCAGTGTTTTAGGATGGCAATTGGCGCTGATGGCGATGGCAGCTTTGCTATTGACGCAACCTTTATCAGTTCGGGCCCAATCCCAAAAGGCAATCGGTTGGACTTATTCACAGACCGTCGGTGATCTGGATATGCCGCGGGCAGCCGCTATTTTACCGCCTGATGAGACAGGTACTTACAGTGTCGTGCTGGCAGAACGCGGTGGCGTGCGTTTGTTGAGTGGTCAACATGGGCAGTTTGATGATCCTGCTGGCCTGACGATTTTTGACGATGTCGGCAATCCTTCCGCGATCGTTGCTGATGGCGACCAGCGCATTTATATTGCAGATGCTGACCGTCATCAAATTATTGTGCTTGATGCCTGGGGAGCGCCGCTGGCAGTTTGGGGCGGTCCTGAGGAATTATTTGAGCCTGCTGGCTTGGCCATTGATGAGCAGCGTGGTGTGCTTTACGTTGCGGACACTGGGCAACATCGTATTGCAAGGTATAGCCTTGACGGACAGTTGCAGGGTTATTGGCAAGGACCAAAGGAGTTGCCGCTGAAGAGGCCCGCGGGGCTTGCTGTTGCAGCAGATGGTCAGCTTGTTGTTTCTGATACCGGTAATCATCGGTTACTGATTGTTCAACCTGAATCGCTCAGTGAATCTGTTGGCCCAGCGCAGCAAGTTGGGCAGTGGGGTATGTATCCAGGCATGCTTGACGAGCCAGCAGCGTTGCAGATCGTTGATGGATTGATCTATGTGACCGAGCGGCGTAATCATCGTGTGCAAGTTTTTGACATGGCCGGTCAAAGCCAGGGTATGTGGGGTAAACATGCACTAATGCCTCATCAAGGCGAGGGCAAACTACATTACCCAGATCAGTTTCTCGTTGCCCCTGATGGTACCTGGGCAATGGTTGTTGAAGGGCTCGAAGATCGCATGCAGGTCTTTAAACCTGGAGACCCATTGGTAGCGCCTGCAGGGCCGCAAGGGATCTTGGCTCAGGAGACCAAGACGCACTTCGGCGCCCATCCAGCAATTTCAGGAGAACTTCTGGTGATACCTGATCCAGAAACGCACCAGGTCTATGTCTTTCGAATGACCGCGCGAGAACCAATTCTGATTACGCAATTTGGTATGCGTGGCACGGGCGCTGGTCGTTTTATGGATCTGAGTGGTTTGTCAGTGAATGGTCAGACCATTGAGGTGCTTGACCCTTCGACTTCACGACTGGCGCAGTTTCGTTTGGATTGGAAGCCAGAGGATCCATTGAAATTTGACCCCTTGATTAGTCGTTTGGTCAAGAGCCGTGATTTTGGTGAGGACGCAACTGCAAAAGGGCAGCGCGGGCTTTGGCTTGGCGCGATGGTTCTTGATGATGATGGTCGGCGATTTATGATCGATCAAGCCAATGCTGAGATTCTTGTGATTGATTCAGAAGGCAAAGTTGAAAGACGCTTTGGCCAAAGTGATTTGCCAGAACAGTCCTTGAGCCGGCCAACAGCTCTCGTGCTGGATCAAAAGGAGCAGCTCTACATCGTCGATGCGACGAAAAAGATGGTGTTTATATTTGGTGTCGATGGTCAGTTTGTTGGGACCTTCGGTGGCCCAGATGTTCTCGAAAGTCCTTTTGGTGTAACGGTCGTCGGCGATAGGGTGTACGTCACAGATCGCGCCACCGGTGAGATTGTCGTGTTCGATGTTGGTGATGACCAGGTGGTTCAGCGTATTGCGGGGCCTGGTGGACGGGGATTCGATGTCGACCAGATGTTCAAGCCATCTGGAATTGTGCACGATCACCAGGGGCGGCTCATCGTGCTTGATGAGGGCAATCATCGTGGGCAAATTTGGTCGCCGCAGGGGCAATGGTTGGTCACTTTTGGCCTTGGCCGCTCATACACACCGGATCGCAGGCCGCGGCCAATACCCAGTGAATAATCCTGAGACTTGATTTCCTCTTGAGGCCCAAGGCGTCCTACAATCTTTGCGGTGAAGAATTATCATTCCATAGGCGTGTTTATTGGCAGTGTCATGATTGCGTGTATCGCAGCGGCGACGGCTTGCTGCGCTCCGTATCAGGGAGGCGAGTCAACGCTGGTAGTCGATGCACCAGCGCAGGGGCGCGAGCCTTTTCAAGGCCATGTTATTGAAAGTAATGCAGGTAATTATCTGGTGCAGTTTGCTTCTTCGCCCGACCCAATGCCTGTCAGTGAATTGTGTGAGCTCAAGGTCCGAGTGTTGCGGCCTAATGGCAAAGTCATTGCGACCGAGGATCTGCAGCTATTTGCAGATGCCGCGATGCCACACCATGGACACGGTATGAATGTGGTGCCGCAAGTTGAAGCTCAAAACGATGGCCTTTTTCTTGTCGATGGAATGCTCTTTCATATGCCAGGTCGATGGGAGCTTTACTTTGACATCACTGAAAACGATGTGACGGAGCGAGCTCAGTGCGTTGTTTTCTTCGAGTAATGTTTCTGTTGTCAGCAGTGATGGGAGTGGCTGTTGTGACGCAGGCGCAAGATGCTGTGAAGCCAGCGTCGCTGACACCGACAGAGAAACAACGTATTGCGCGGCATGGCTTTCTGCCTCAATTGCCTGCAGATTCAACCAATATGTATGCGGAAGATGAAGCAGCTGTTGCACTTGGGCATCGGTTGTTTTTTGAGAAGCGCCTCAGCGGTAATGGACAATTGAGTTGTATGTCTTGCCACGACCCAAGTCAGGCATTTACCGACGGCCTCAAAGTGGCCAGCGGTGCGGGGCAGGTTTCTCGGAATACGCCTACGCTTTTGAATGTGGCGCATCAGCGCTGGTTCTTCTGGGATGGACGCATGGACACGCTGTGGGGTCAAGCATTAGAGCCAATTGAGCGTAGCAAAGAAATGGATGGTGATCGCGTCTCAGTTGCTCGTTTGTTGATCACCGATCAGACGTTGCGGCAAGCGTATGAGTCAGCCTTCGGTCCACTACCGTTACCCAAGGCAACCGCGTCGTGGCCTGAAAGAGCAGCCCCTCGTTTTGATGACAGTCAAATCTCAGCAGCGTGGGCAAGTATGCCTGCAGGGCAGCAAGCGGTCGTTAATGAAATCTTTGTCAATACAGGTAAGTCGATCGCGGCCTATGAACGAAAGCTTGTGACGGGTCCTTCGCCATTTGATCTTTATGTTCAGGGTATGACACAAGATGCCACCGCGTTGCCTCAAGGGATGACGCCATCGGCGGTGCGTGGCGCGGCTCTCTTTGTGGGGCGAGCAAACTGCCGGATGTGCCATGTTGGAGCATTGCTCTCCGATGGAGAGTTTCATTCGGTAGGTATTGTCGGTAACGCAGGGGACGTGATGCAATTGCCAGGTCGATTTGATGGCGTTCGGCAGTTGCAAGCGAATCCATTTCGAGCCGCCGGTATCTACAGCGATGATCCAACGGGCAAGCAAGCAAAGCTTGCGGGGCGATTGGTCGGTGGGCCTGAGCTCTGGGGGCAAATTCGTACGCCTTCACTGCGTAATGTTGCCCAGACGGCGCCGTATATGCATAACGGTCAGTTTGCCTCGCTGGAAGAGGTTCTGGCTTATTACTCGACCTTAGATGGCGCGATCTTTCCGGGGCACCACCAGGAAGCCATTTTGGAGCCACTGGGCCTGACGGAACAAGAGCAGGCAGATCTCAAGGCCTTCCTTGAGTCACTCACTGGTACGCCGCCAGAAGAGATTTATTTATCGCCACCAGTGACAGGCGAGCCTTCTGGCCAATCGCCGAGCTCATCGAGTAACCAGTGAGCAAAGGCTTGCTTGGTCTGTTCT
This window harbors:
- the rsmG gene encoding 16S rRNA (guanine(527)-N(7))-methyltransferase RsmG; its protein translation is MSSSFTPPDEFLEKAQAAGIGFEPGDLERLEGYVAALIEVNQVMNLTAIAEPAEVWHRHVLESLRLIGHLRAVEASSVLDLGSGGGCPGLPLAIVSPDIRMTLLEATGKKANFLKEISQFLELENVTVINARAENHGRFDGREMYEVVLARAVGPLNVLVELAVPLLCEGGVLVAVKGDRAEAEIAHAATALKLLGAQVQDTLRMETATVVSVVKESPTNRLYPRRPGEPKRSPLGGKMASKSRL
- a CDS encoding helicase C-terminal domain-containing protein produces the protein MILDVEEFLTPTSAVAGVLEGFEERLEQKRMAAAVSGALASGQHLLVEAGTGTGKSFAYLLPALKRVVEQRERILISTNTINLQEQLVERDIPVLLSTLSDPVRAVLVKGRGNYISLRRMELAIKRRGRILSRPSEHASLDVIDRWARDTRDGTLATLPQLSAPGVWDHVVSDANNCMGRRCPTYEKCFYQRARKEMEDSDLLICNHAVFFSDLALRMQGSGFLPAYDHVILDEGHALEDVAAEHFGLSISESQVAHLLTGLWEPSGSKGFLVHLAGLETGSAQIDAAIKQVQRCRDHADNFFNKLEQYAQSHGAANGRITERNVVEESLSASLSDLAELLNIIRQSVDDEQSGFELGSFLERAREQSQTIEGLLNQVLPGCVYCVEVTRPAKGPRRAVIKCMAIEVAGLLQDHLFGRQKSVIVTSATLTTVSGEFEHIAKRLGCEEAETLQVGSPFDHARLMRVVIDRSTPEPRDPQVVEGLCQRLEVLLERTDGGAFVLFTSYSMLKKVANAMAEVSRAHGYQQLVQGKGGTRSVLLEQFRTDHRSVLMGTASFWQGVDVRGQALRSVIITRLPFEVPDRPLVEARCDLIKQRGGNPFKDDQLPRAVLRFRQGIGRLIRSTTDEGLVAVLDPRIMTKGYGRSFLKALPQGVVVREENLVDPAVEGCEYVVSEQGLELL
- a CDS encoding phosphomannomutase/phosphoglucomutase, with the translated sequence MIGKVFKAYDVRATYPKPLTEKVAWQIGAGAARYLTEFAAAAGREEPMMKHIVVGHDMRTHSPVLVEALCNGIRDFGVHVIDIGMVDTPMIYFAVNHLGCCGGIQTTASHNPANYNGFKFSKIAAKPVGMGSGLEEVQRFAVVSDPNKPRNGGGRIEARDLWEPYRAHVHQFLDPGLLDGSKQIKVAIDASNGMAGTMVPKLFGDVPGIKINKINFDNSTGVFVHEPNPLVESNLQQLKETVVSKKVDLGVCFDGDADRCVVVDEQGSSIGCDLLTAWLSEGFLAKSPGSAVVFDLRSSKSVSEMITEAGGRPVKSRVGHVFMKQAMAENSAAFGGELSGHFYFRDNFNADSGAIAFAAVVSALINADTKMSQQIERAKRYVQSGEMNFEVEEKEAAMETLVEAFSDATLEELDGITLDSGDWWCNVRASNTEPLLRLNLEGPNAATVDAKVAEVAEHLAHLGKMVDH
- a CDS encoding thiazole synthase; protein product: MPKTPNTTDPADLMVGPVNITNRLIVGTGKYGDYETMQQALDASGANVITVAVRRERLIDDQGRSLLDFIDTDRYTILPNTAGCFSCDDAVRIAQLGREILSQMNNPGAAWVKLEVLGDRTTLLPDPVGTLEACRQLAADGFTVMCYSSDDPIMACRLRDAGAASVMPAGSPIGSGRGIANPAAIAIILQLLKDTEHGGDPNYPVIVDAGVGTPSDVTAAMELGADGVLLNTGIAHAKDPINMAHAMRHACEAGRLGYAAGRIPKKLYATASSPWEGVITTIPGE
- the thiS gene encoding sulfur carrier protein ThiS, encoding MPRSAYNAWLMEIMLNGTAQQIQEQATIACLLSLRDLTNKPCAVEVNQQLVPKAMHEQHHLNSGDQVEIVTLVGGG
- a CDS encoding sodium:proton antiporter — protein: MTTTPPDINLPNETRLGPIAAAAILIGLIVAILTVWGLVGHSTPSDHTQQTATAEAEPALATTAATDHEVHEAHDDHTPKVLPPVWYIGILPFIGILGCIAVLPLLSSTHHWWENNLNRFIVSMCFAGLTMLYYLLAEGLHSLPYVMNHAIIEEYIPFIVLLFSLYVISGGIRLSGDLAAHPLTNTTFLLVGAGIASFIGTTGASMLLIRPLLNTNKERKHKVHTVVFFIFLASNIGGTLLPVGDPPLFLGFLAGVPFTWTLGLWPEWLICCIVLLIVYYIIDTRAYKREAPADVRRDDRNIEPLRLVGWFNLFWLALLVVVLALIDPTKVVPGTNWEPFLFMRELIMLGIVVIAWGTTRPQIRTDNQFNFAAIIEVAVIFIGIFIAMQVPLEVLKISGSTITNAFGEPWHFFWATGILSSFLDNAPTYLVFLQLAQQVPITEGMDTLIIAEGTAKEYVISDSHLAAISLGAVFMGAMSYIGNGPNFMVKAIAEQSGVKMPSFFGYMFRYSIPILIPLFIVISLLVEFVI
- a CDS encoding NHL repeat-containing protein encodes the protein MTRQGSVLGWQLALMAMAALLLTQPLSVRAQSQKAIGWTYSQTVGDLDMPRAAAILPPDETGTYSVVLAERGGVRLLSGQHGQFDDPAGLTIFDDVGNPSAIVADGDQRIYIADADRHQIIVLDAWGAPLAVWGGPEELFEPAGLAIDEQRGVLYVADTGQHRIARYSLDGQLQGYWQGPKELPLKRPAGLAVAADGQLVVSDTGNHRLLIVQPESLSESVGPAQQVGQWGMYPGMLDEPAALQIVDGLIYVTERRNHRVQVFDMAGQSQGMWGKHALMPHQGEGKLHYPDQFLVAPDGTWAMVVEGLEDRMQVFKPGDPLVAPAGPQGILAQETKTHFGAHPAISGELLVIPDPETHQVYVFRMTAREPILITQFGMRGTGAGRFMDLSGLSVNGQTIEVLDPSTSRLAQFRLDWKPEDPLKFDPLISRLVKSRDFGEDATAKGQRGLWLGAMVLDDDGRRFMIDQANAEILVIDSEGKVERRFGQSDLPEQSLSRPTALVLDQKEQLYIVDATKKMVFIFGVDGQFVGTFGGPDVLESPFGVTVVGDRVYVTDRATGEIVVFDVGDDQVVQRIAGPGGRGFDVDQMFKPSGIVHDHQGRLIVLDEGNHRGQIWSPQGQWLVTFGLGRSYTPDRRPRPIPSE
- a CDS encoding FixH family protein, whose amino-acid sequence is MKNYHSIGVFIGSVMIACIAAATACCAPYQGGESTLVVDAPAQGREPFQGHVIESNAGNYLVQFASSPDPMPVSELCELKVRVLRPNGKVIATEDLQLFADAAMPHHGHGMNVVPQVEAQNDGLFLVDGMLFHMPGRWELYFDITENDVTERAQCVVFFE
- a CDS encoding cytochrome c peroxidase; this translates as MTQAQDAVKPASLTPTEKQRIARHGFLPQLPADSTNMYAEDEAAVALGHRLFFEKRLSGNGQLSCMSCHDPSQAFTDGLKVASGAGQVSRNTPTLLNVAHQRWFFWDGRMDTLWGQALEPIERSKEMDGDRVSVARLLITDQTLRQAYESAFGPLPLPKATASWPERAAPRFDDSQISAAWASMPAGQQAVVNEIFVNTGKSIAAYERKLVTGPSPFDLYVQGMTQDATALPQGMTPSAVRGAALFVGRANCRMCHVGALLSDGEFHSVGIVGNAGDVMQLPGRFDGVRQLQANPFRAAGIYSDDPTGKQAKLAGRLVGGPELWGQIRTPSLRNVAQTAPYMHNGQFASLEEVLAYYSTLDGAIFPGHHQEAILEPLGLTEQEQADLKAFLESLTGTPPEEIYLSPPVTGEPSGQSPSSSSNQ